One genomic region from Bradyrhizobium icense encodes:
- a CDS encoding 2-hydroxyacid dehydrogenase, whose protein sequence is MRCVLVSKSLDLRFYLGPQFMRAADRIEIVSHPHEGPAMDVRLAVAWHPPDDAFERYPNLQAVCSIGAGVDNILACPSLRPDVDVIRVVDPAQAQMMSGFVAWHVIGHQRRFATYQAQQREERWQRLGQRRAQDVPVSILGFGEIGRRVAADLALLGFPVMAWSRTAKPALQGVRSFHGAAGLDAMLGQTEVLVNLLPLTPETRGILNRKTFARMYRGGYLIQVGRGEHLVEVDLLAALEDGQLAGAALDVFATEPLAPRHPFWRHPRIVVTPHDACEVSVEAIGATFRATAEAIRAGRRPPHSINRQRGY, encoded by the coding sequence ATGCGCTGCGTCCTGGTTAGCAAGAGCCTCGATCTTCGCTTCTATCTCGGCCCGCAATTCATGCGCGCTGCCGACCGTATCGAAATCGTCAGCCATCCGCACGAAGGTCCGGCAATGGACGTGCGGCTGGCGGTGGCCTGGCACCCACCGGATGACGCCTTCGAACGCTACCCCAACCTGCAGGCGGTCTGCTCGATCGGCGCCGGCGTCGACAACATTTTGGCGTGTCCCAGCCTGCGGCCCGACGTGGACGTGATCCGTGTCGTCGATCCGGCGCAGGCACAGATGATGTCGGGCTTCGTTGCCTGGCACGTCATCGGCCATCAGCGGCGCTTTGCGACCTATCAGGCGCAGCAGCGTGAGGAACGCTGGCAGCGTCTTGGCCAGCGCCGGGCACAGGACGTGCCGGTCAGCATTTTGGGTTTTGGCGAGATCGGTCGCCGGGTCGCCGCCGATCTCGCTTTGCTTGGTTTTCCGGTGATGGCGTGGAGCCGGACTGCAAAGCCAGCGCTACAAGGCGTGCGCAGCTTCCATGGTGCGGCGGGCCTCGATGCCATGCTCGGCCAGACCGAGGTTCTCGTGAACCTGCTGCCGCTGACGCCGGAGACAAGAGGCATTCTCAACCGCAAGACATTTGCCCGAATGTATCGCGGCGGCTACCTGATCCAAGTCGGCCGCGGCGAGCATCTGGTCGAAGTCGATCTGCTCGCCGCGCTGGAGGACGGCCAACTGGCCGGCGCTGCGCTCGACGTCTTCGCAACCGAGCCGCTGGCGCCGCGCCATCCGTTCTGGCGGCATCCTCGCATCGTCGTCACGCCGCACGATGCCTGCGAGGTCAGCGTGGAGGCGATCGGCGCGACGTTTCGGGCGACGGCGGAAGCGATACGGGCCGGCCGGCGCCCACCGCACTCGATCAACCGCCAACGGGGCTATTGA
- a CDS encoding hydroxyacid dehydrogenase: MTVNNKRVFYVKYLAHEIYVDIMKARADVRLDRLENESPDAVAAPILSAAHAYQVGAARDEIARHFHVDQDLLRRAPNLLIVSSNGAGFDPVDVDACTAAGVLVVNQSGGNANSVAEHALGMMLTLSKRILESDRALRRQANVNRNTLIGNEVQGKTVGIVGIGNVGRRVAELCNGLLHMKVIAYDPYLSAEEIAARGGEKVELHDLMRRSDFVSISCPLTKDNRRMIGAREFALMQPHAFFITTARGFIHDEEALYEALRDKRIAGAGLDVWDKEPPPPEHPLLQFDNVLASPHTAGVTKEARVNMGKIAAEQILEALDGKRPPRIVNPEVWPDYARRFERTFGFAPK; this comes from the coding sequence ATGACCGTCAACAACAAGCGCGTGTTCTATGTCAAATACCTCGCCCACGAGATCTACGTCGATATCATGAAAGCGCGCGCCGACGTGCGGCTCGACCGGCTGGAGAATGAGAGCCCGGATGCAGTCGCAGCGCCGATATTGTCAGCGGCGCATGCCTATCAGGTCGGCGCGGCGCGCGACGAGATCGCGCGGCACTTTCATGTCGACCAGGATCTGTTGCGGCGGGCGCCGAACCTTCTGATCGTGTCCTCGAACGGCGCGGGCTTCGATCCCGTCGACGTCGATGCCTGCACGGCGGCGGGCGTGCTCGTCGTCAACCAGTCCGGCGGCAACGCCAATTCGGTCGCCGAGCATGCGCTGGGGATGATGCTGACGCTGTCCAAGCGCATCCTCGAATCCGACCGCGCGCTGCGTCGCCAGGCCAATGTCAATCGTAACACGCTGATCGGCAACGAAGTGCAAGGCAAGACGGTCGGCATCGTCGGGATCGGCAATGTCGGCCGCCGTGTCGCCGAGCTCTGCAACGGCCTGCTGCATATGAAGGTGATCGCTTACGATCCTTATCTAAGCGCGGAAGAAATCGCAGCCCGCGGCGGCGAAAAGGTCGAGCTTCACGATCTGATGCGCCGCTCGGATTTCGTCTCGATCTCCTGCCCCCTGACCAAGGACAATCGCCGCATGATCGGCGCCCGCGAATTCGCGCTGATGCAGCCGCACGCCTTCTTCATCACCACGGCGCGCGGCTTTATTCACGATGAGGAAGCGCTGTACGAGGCGTTGCGCGACAAGCGGATTGCGGGAGCCGGCCTCGACGTCTGGGACAAGGAGCCGCCGCCGCCGGAGCATCCGCTGCTGCAGTTCGACAACGTGCTGGCCAGCCCACATACGGCCGGTGTGACGAAGGAAGCGCGGGTGAATATGGGCAAGATCGCCGCCGAGCAGATTCTCGAAGCGCTCGACGGCAAGCGGCCGCCGCGCATCGTCAATCCCGAGGTGTGGCCCGACTACGCCAGGCGGTTCGAACGGACGTTCGGATTCGCGCCGAAATAG
- a CDS encoding alpha/beta fold hydrolase, with the protein MVEPDDRFYESQGLRLHYVDWGNVSAPPLILVHGGLDHCRNWDAIARALQPHFHIMAPDLRGHGDSEWAKGSSYSLSDNVYDLTRLMRFAGLQEAAIVGHSMGGMVALAYAGTYPERASRLVVLDGAFLSGSQPAPVAEQMSRWIDQLDRISEHQESTFRTIEEAAKRLSARNKRLTAALALHLASHGVRKGADGLYRWKFDHYQRARAPYRLSPDDYIGLWSRITCPTLLMWGDESFLPDPEAAGLLARFRQAEVQKIAGAGHWLHHDRLDVVLASLRRFLGAPQAAEAAK; encoded by the coding sequence ATGGTCGAACCGGACGATCGCTTTTACGAGTCGCAAGGGCTGCGGTTGCATTATGTCGACTGGGGCAACGTATCAGCGCCGCCTTTGATCCTTGTCCATGGCGGCCTCGATCATTGCCGCAACTGGGATGCGATCGCGCGAGCACTGCAGCCGCATTTCCATATCATGGCGCCGGACTTGCGTGGCCATGGCGATTCCGAATGGGCGAAGGGAAGCAGCTACAGCCTGTCGGACAACGTCTATGACCTCACCCGGCTGATGCGCTTTGCGGGGCTGCAGGAGGCGGCGATTGTCGGTCATTCGATGGGCGGCATGGTCGCGTTGGCCTATGCCGGTACCTATCCGGAAAGAGCGTCGCGCCTCGTCGTGCTGGATGGCGCGTTCCTGTCGGGCTCGCAGCCCGCGCCGGTCGCCGAGCAGATGTCGCGCTGGATCGACCAGCTCGACCGCATCTCGGAGCATCAAGAGAGCACGTTCCGGACGATCGAGGAGGCGGCGAAGCGGCTGTCTGCGCGCAACAAGCGGCTGACAGCGGCGCTGGCGCTTCATCTTGCCAGCCATGGCGTTCGGAAAGGTGCCGACGGCCTCTATCGCTGGAAATTTGATCATTATCAGCGGGCGAGGGCGCCATACCGGCTGTCGCCGGATGATTATATCGGCTTGTGGTCGCGCATCACTTGTCCGACGCTATTGATGTGGGGCGACGAAAGCTTTCTCCCCGATCCCGAGGCTGCCGGCCTGCTCGCGCGTTTCAGACAAGCCGAGGTGCAGAAGATCGCCGGTGCCGGGCACTGGCTTCATCATGATCGGCTCGATGTGGTTCTGGCGTCGCTGCGACGGTTTCTCGGGGCGCCACAGGCTGCAGAAGCCGCGAAGTGA